A genomic segment from Nicotiana tabacum cultivar K326 chromosome 7, ASM71507v2, whole genome shotgun sequence encodes:
- the LOC142162333 gene encoding uncharacterized protein LOC142162333 has product MKRVCCPLAKIKVVQFLMGLNDSYNQARSQILLMSPMPTVNQAYAMVISSESQKSVAVNAGLLGANPTSGTSQYDMAMYTKTGGNYQKTRKNFNLFCDVCKMKGYSKENCYKVVGYPPEYRPRKKNTNAHSAYNVLSYVSIQGNQLPRGNWNENCSQNYQLTSSVVSANTSQNFGQMANTPWMANCIFTKEQYDHIVQLLNKDNSSSASTTTIPSVNTTCIPCALLASNSLQEWIIDTTAINYMVADLELLNKVSLMQPSQSKKVHLHNGETTQYSYWN; this is encoded by the coding sequence ATGAAGAGAGTTTGTTGTCCACTTGCAAAAATTAAAGTTGTTCAGTTCTTGATGGGGCTAAATGATTCCTACAACCAAGCTAGAAGTCAAATCTTGCTGATGAGTCCAATGCCAACGGTTAATCAAGCGTATGCCATGGTGATTAGTAGTGAGAGTCAGAAATCAGTTGCAGTAAATGCTGGCTTACTAGGAGCAAATCCTACATCAGGAACTAGTCAATATGATATGGCAATGTATACTAAAACTGGGGGAAATTATCAGAAAACTAGGAAAAATTTCAATCTATTTTGTGATGTGTGCAAAATGAAAGggtattctaaagaaaattgcTATAAGGTTGTAGGCTATCCTCCAGAATATAGACCAAGAAAGAAGAACACAAATGCACACAGTGCATATAATGTGCTATCTTATGTCAGTATACAGGGTAACCAATTACCTAGAGGAAATTGGAATGAGAACTGTTCACAGAATTATCAATTAACAAGCAGTGTTGTGAGTGCTAATACTTCTCAGAATTTTGGTCAAATGGCAAATACACCTTGGATGGCAAATTGCATTTTCACAAAAGAGCAATATGACCATATTGTGCAACTACTTAACAAAGACAATTCAAGTTCTGCCTCTACTACAACAATACCATCAGTTAATACTACATGTATTCCTTGTGCCTTATTAGCCTCTAATAGTCTACAAGAATGGATCATAGACACAACGGCTATAAATTATATGGTAGCTGATTTAGAACTATTAAATAAGGTCTCTCTAATGCAACCAAGTCAGTCAAAGAAAGTACATCTACATAATGGAGAAACTACTCAATACTCATATTGGAACTAG